Proteins encoded by one window of Armatimonadota bacterium:
- a CDS encoding D-glycerate dehydrogenase — MRVFVTRNLPDSALAPLRANAEVDVWEGENPPPYEVLKQRTAGCDGLLCLLTDRIDGELLAAAPQLRVVSQMAVGVDNIDLAACRLRNIPVGHTPGVLTETVADLAFALILASARRLVEADRFLRDGAWTTWSPMLLAGPDVHHATLGIIGMGRIGFETARRGAGFRMRIAYTARHVHTEAERELGAVRMDLPDLLATSDFASLHVPLTPETRYLMNQETLAQMKPTAILINTARGGVVDTDALVRALRAGTIAGAGLDVFEEEPLALGHPLMQMRNVTLLPHIGSASVATRTRMAVMAAENLLAGLRGAPLAHAVPAGG, encoded by the coding sequence TTGAGAGTATTTGTAACGCGAAACCTGCCCGACTCGGCCCTGGCTCCGCTTCGCGCGAACGCAGAGGTGGACGTGTGGGAAGGTGAGAACCCTCCGCCATACGAGGTGCTGAAGCAGCGTACAGCCGGCTGCGACGGCCTGCTATGCCTTCTCACCGACCGTATTGACGGCGAGTTGCTGGCCGCAGCGCCACAGTTGCGCGTGGTGAGCCAAATGGCCGTCGGAGTGGATAATATTGACCTGGCGGCGTGCCGGCTCCGAAACATACCTGTGGGACATACTCCCGGTGTGCTTACCGAAACGGTAGCCGACCTGGCTTTTGCCCTGATCCTTGCCAGCGCGCGGCGGTTGGTTGAAGCGGACAGGTTTCTGCGCGACGGCGCGTGGACCACATGGTCGCCAATGCTGCTGGCCGGCCCGGACGTGCACCACGCAACGCTTGGCATCATCGGCATGGGGCGGATCGGATTCGAGACAGCTCGCCGCGGAGCAGGATTCCGTATGCGAATTGCTTACACGGCACGCCACGTCCATACCGAGGCCGAACGTGAGCTGGGCGCTGTCCGAATGGATTTGCCCGACCTGCTTGCCACCAGCGACTTTGCGAGTCTTCACGTGCCGCTAACCCCAGAGACGCGCTACCTGATGAACCAGGAAACGTTGGCGCAGATGAAACCGACGGCGATTCTGATCAACACGGCGCGTGGCGGAGTGGTGGATACCGATGCCCTGGTAAGGGCGCTGCGCGCCGGGACGATCGCCGGTGCGGGGCTGGATGTATTTGAGGAGGAGCCGCTGGCGCTGGGCCATCCCCTGATGCAGATGCGCAACGTCACGCTTTTGCCTCATATCGGGTCTGCTTCTGTGGCCACCAGAACACGCATGGCGGTGATGGCCGCCGAGAATCTACTGGCTGGCTTGCGCGGTGCGCCGCTGGCGCACGCGGTACCGGCAGGAGGATAA
- a CDS encoding MFS transporter, producing the protein MDLTRYQWQVLFAAWLGWGFDVFDGLLFNFVAPNCLPVLLGLAAGSAMAKHATLQWTGILTSLLLLGWAAGGIVFGRVADRIGRARTLMLTMAMYAVGTAACAAAGNIWELVLFRLVASLGIGGEWAAGAAMVAEVVPEKRRLEAGALLYTSAPLGLFLASWVTWQISGVALKNHPEVSWRYVFLAGLVPAAVAMFVRRAVREPERWQKSATAAAGRVRDLFAPEYRARTISGFTMAVTALIMWWSCNAFIPVVAAGLAARHAALLHLGKGAAQALIESWKAIATNCFNLGGLLGTLLTVPIARTLGRKWMFMIYFAASAVSLIAAFAFNVPPQARLYLYFPIGLSIFGVFGSFTYYLPELFPTRLRGIGAGFCYNVGRVFAAIGPFVVGAVAAQGVNALDSALHVLAWVAVVPLLGILAMPLVVETRGRVLED; encoded by the coding sequence ATGGACCTTACCCGGTACCAGTGGCAAGTTTTGTTTGCCGCGTGGCTGGGCTGGGGCTTCGATGTGTTCGACGGGTTACTGTTCAACTTTGTAGCGCCGAACTGCCTGCCGGTTCTGCTGGGGCTTGCCGCCGGATCGGCCATGGCCAAACATGCTACGTTGCAGTGGACCGGTATTCTCACATCCCTGCTGCTCCTCGGCTGGGCCGCCGGCGGCATTGTGTTTGGCCGAGTTGCCGATCGTATTGGCCGTGCGCGAACGTTGATGTTGACGATGGCTATGTATGCGGTGGGCACGGCGGCCTGCGCAGCGGCCGGCAACATCTGGGAGCTCGTTCTGTTTCGGCTTGTCGCCAGCCTGGGCATCGGCGGTGAGTGGGCGGCTGGAGCGGCGATGGTCGCCGAGGTTGTGCCGGAAAAGCGCCGCCTGGAAGCCGGCGCGCTGCTCTACACCTCGGCGCCTCTTGGCCTCTTCCTGGCATCGTGGGTAACGTGGCAGATTTCCGGTGTGGCGTTGAAGAACCACCCCGAGGTGTCGTGGCGATATGTGTTCCTGGCCGGGTTGGTTCCGGCTGCAGTAGCCATGTTTGTACGGCGTGCGGTCCGGGAACCCGAAAGGTGGCAGAAGTCGGCAACTGCGGCTGCCGGGCGCGTGCGAGATCTCTTTGCTCCGGAGTACCGCGCACGGACGATCAGCGGATTCACGATGGCCGTCACTGCGCTCATTATGTGGTGGAGCTGCAACGCGTTCATCCCCGTGGTTGCTGCCGGGCTGGCAGCTCGGCACGCCGCACTGCTCCACCTTGGAAAAGGCGCTGCCCAGGCGCTGATCGAAAGCTGGAAGGCAATAGCTACCAACTGCTTCAACCTTGGCGGCCTCCTCGGCACGTTGCTTACGGTACCCATCGCGCGCACATTGGGCCGCAAGTGGATGTTCATGATCTACTTTGCTGCCTCGGCTGTATCGCTGATTGCTGCGTTTGCATTCAACGTGCCTCCGCAGGCTCGCCTCTACCTCTACTTTCCCATCGGCCTGTCGATCTTTGGTGTCTTCGGCAGTTTTACCTACTACCTGCCGGAACTGTTTCCCACCCGCCTGCGCGGCATTGGAGCCGGGTTTTGCTACAACGTGGGGCGAGTTTTCGCCGCAATTGGTCCGTTTGTGGTAGGCGCCGTGGCCGCGCAGGGCGTAAACGCTCTCGACAGTGCGCTGCACGTTCTGGCCTGGGTGGCCGTCGTTCCGCTGCTGGGCATTCTGGCAATGCCGCTTGTGGTGGAAACCAGGGGACGCGTGCTGGAGGACTAG
- a CDS encoding ADP-ribosylglycohydrolase family protein: protein MQFPADYAERVYAGVLGKVIGVYAGRPFEGWSFADITARFGEINRYVNEDFGARLVVSDDDISGTLAFPRVLDDTGAGLAISSRQIGCGWLNTIIEERTILWWGGMGVSTEHTAYLRLKSGMPAPESGSAAVNGTVVSEQIGAQIFIDGWGMLAPGAPRLAADLAGRAARVSHDGEAVFAAQFVAAMVAAAFTERDIQRLLDIGLSVIPGDSLVAAVVGDLKRWRAEETDWRSTRERVDELYGYHRYGGGCHVIPNFALIVLALLYGDGSFDRSLMIVNTCGWDTDCNSGNVGCLLAVRGGLAAFDGGYDWRGPVRDRIYIPTSDGGGCVTDAVQEAWRIVRRAYALHGLADQGPPAGPRYRFGFPGAVQGFTAEGAKAGAAAVQGSHALRISGSCAGPDHWLYAHTATFIPPEDFDMPGYQLVASPSLYPGQTVQAHVTADPANNEGVRVRLQAAYYDENDAMSTIYGPVAPLDPGRSASLEWRIPPETSGPVARIGVAMQTAPGSTADVLLRSLDWDGTPECSFVRGTSSASAHAWVLGATALQQWPRDEWIRLVENGSRPGLLIQGARVWGGVALRAEVNIHMAARAGIAVRVQGMTRFYALWRASEGHIELVRVLDGETQVLAASPFAWPLDRTVPLSLTVSGARLTGTAGADTILSAEDHMLDGGAIALLCSEGTVGFRNVAVAPPGELNR from the coding sequence CTGCAGTTCCCGGCAGATTACGCGGAGCGGGTGTACGCCGGCGTACTCGGCAAGGTGATTGGCGTTTACGCGGGCCGGCCATTTGAGGGCTGGAGCTTCGCCGACATCACCGCACGGTTTGGCGAGATCAACCGGTACGTTAACGAGGATTTTGGCGCACGATTGGTCGTTAGTGACGATGACATCAGCGGCACACTCGCCTTCCCGCGGGTGCTGGATGATACGGGTGCCGGTTTGGCCATCTCGTCGCGGCAAATTGGCTGTGGCTGGCTGAACACTATTATTGAAGAGCGAACGATCCTCTGGTGGGGCGGCATGGGAGTCTCCACCGAGCACACCGCCTACCTGCGCCTCAAGAGCGGCATGCCGGCCCCAGAGAGTGGCTCGGCAGCGGTAAACGGGACGGTTGTATCGGAGCAGATCGGCGCACAGATATTCATCGATGGCTGGGGCATGCTGGCTCCGGGCGCGCCGCGGTTGGCCGCCGACCTGGCGGGCCGCGCCGCCCGCGTGAGCCACGACGGCGAGGCGGTGTTCGCCGCACAGTTTGTTGCGGCGATGGTGGCAGCGGCGTTCACCGAGCGCGATATCCAGCGCTTGCTGGATATCGGCCTGAGCGTCATCCCGGGCGATTCGCTGGTGGCGGCGGTAGTCGGCGATTTGAAGCGTTGGCGTGCGGAGGAGACGGATTGGCGCTCCACCAGAGAGCGGGTTGACGAGCTTTACGGATACCATCGGTATGGTGGCGGATGCCACGTGATTCCCAACTTTGCGCTCATTGTCCTGGCGCTGCTCTACGGCGACGGAAGTTTTGACCGATCGCTCATGATCGTGAACACTTGTGGCTGGGACACCGACTGTAACAGCGGCAATGTTGGATGCCTCCTGGCAGTTCGCGGCGGACTTGCGGCCTTTGACGGCGGATACGACTGGCGCGGACCCGTTCGCGACCGGATCTACATCCCTACGTCGGACGGTGGCGGGTGCGTTACGGATGCGGTGCAGGAGGCATGGCGCATTGTCCGCCGCGCTTACGCACTGCACGGCCTTGCCGATCAGGGGCCTCCGGCGGGGCCCCGCTATCGATTTGGCTTTCCCGGCGCGGTGCAGGGCTTCACGGCGGAAGGTGCGAAGGCAGGTGCGGCCGCCGTTCAGGGCAGCCATGCTCTTCGCATTTCCGGGTCGTGCGCCGGGCCGGATCACTGGCTCTATGCACACACAGCCACATTCATACCACCCGAAGACTTTGATATGCCCGGGTACCAGCTAGTGGCCTCGCCCTCCCTCTATCCCGGCCAAACCGTCCAGGCGCATGTAACGGCCGATCCGGCCAATAACGAAGGCGTGCGGGTGCGGCTGCAGGCTGCCTACTACGACGAGAACGACGCTATGAGCACCATTTACGGTCCGGTGGCGCCGCTGGATCCGGGCCGATCCGCCTCCCTCGAGTGGCGCATCCCACCGGAAACGTCTGGCCCCGTCGCCCGGATCGGGGTCGCAATGCAGACAGCGCCGGGCTCGACGGCAGATGTGCTGCTCCGTTCGTTGGATTGGGATGGCACGCCGGAGTGTTCATTCGTACGGGGTACCTCCTCGGCTTCTGCGCATGCGTGGGTTTTAGGAGCGACCGCGCTGCAGCAGTGGCCCAGGGATGAGTGGATCCGGCTCGTTGAGAACGGTTCCCGGCCCGGATTGCTGATCCAGGGCGCACGTGTGTGGGGCGGCGTCGCCCTGCGTGCAGAGGTGAACATCCACATGGCGGCTCGCGCCGGTATCGCCGTTCGCGTGCAGGGAATGACGCGATTCTATGCTCTGTGGCGCGCTTCCGAAGGTCACATCGAGCTGGTGCGTGTGCTCGATGGCGAAACGCAGGTGTTGGCAGCCTCGCCGTTTGCGTGGCCGCTGGATCGCACGGTGCCACTATCGCTGACCGTATCCGGCGCGCGGCTCACGGGAACAGCCGGCGCCGACACCATTCTGAGCGCTGAGGATCACATGCTGGACGGCGGCGCGATCGCCCTGCTCTGTTCGGAGGGTACGGTGGGATTCCGGAATGTGGCCGTAGCTCCGCCCGGCGAGTTGAACCGCTGA
- the aroC gene encoding chorismate synthase, translating into MAGSTIGTLFRVTTWGESHGPAVGCVVDGCPAGVSLSLEAIQEDMDRRRPGQSRITSQRRESDIVELLSGTLEGVTTGAPIAMMVRNEDARARDYEAMRDLFRPSHADYTYEAKYGIRDHRGGGRASYREAVGRVAAGAVARQMLAQWHGIEVVAYVAQVAEVHGDVDRDSVSRTEVDAQIVRCPDAVAAGKMVALIEAARRDGDSLGGVVEAIARGVPAGLGEPVFDKLTASLAGALMSLPAARGFEVGEGLGSVLMRGSTHNDPFVMKSGRVGTETNHSGGIQGGISNGEPLVLRVAFKPTATIMREQRTVSREGEPAMIKATGRHDPCVLPRAVAGVEAMVALVLADMALRQQAARIPSDR; encoded by the coding sequence ATGGCCGGCAGCACCATCGGCACACTGTTCCGCGTCACCACGTGGGGTGAGTCGCATGGCCCGGCCGTTGGGTGTGTCGTGGATGGCTGCCCAGCCGGAGTGTCGCTTTCGCTGGAGGCAATTCAGGAGGACATGGACCGGCGTCGGCCCGGGCAAAGCCGGATAACCTCGCAGCGGCGCGAATCCGATATTGTGGAGCTGCTCTCCGGAACCCTCGAGGGCGTTACCACCGGCGCGCCAATTGCAATGATGGTGCGGAATGAGGACGCCAGAGCGCGCGATTATGAGGCGATGCGCGACCTCTTTCGGCCGAGCCACGCAGACTATACCTATGAGGCGAAGTACGGCATACGCGATCACCGGGGCGGTGGACGCGCCTCGTACCGCGAGGCAGTTGGCCGCGTGGCGGCCGGCGCGGTGGCACGCCAGATGTTGGCGCAATGGCACGGCATCGAGGTTGTTGCCTACGTAGCGCAAGTTGCCGAGGTCCACGGTGACGTAGATCGTGATTCGGTGAGCCGAACGGAAGTGGACGCCCAGATCGTGCGATGCCCGGACGCCGTGGCGGCTGGTAAGATGGTTGCTTTGATTGAAGCCGCACGCCGGGATGGCGACTCGCTGGGAGGTGTGGTAGAAGCCATTGCCCGAGGCGTGCCCGCCGGCCTTGGCGAACCCGTGTTTGACAAGCTGACGGCCAGTCTAGCCGGCGCGCTGATGTCGCTGCCGGCCGCGCGCGGCTTTGAGGTCGGCGAAGGTCTTGGCAGCGTATTGATGCGTGGATCCACACACAACGATCCGTTTGTGATGAAGAGCGGCCGCGTGGGGACGGAAACAAACCACTCGGGCGGCATTCAAGGCGGCATCTCCAACGGTGAGCCGCTGGTACTACGCGTGGCATTCAAGCCAACGGCTACAATTATGCGTGAGCAGCGGACCGTATCGCGCGAGGGGGAGCCGGCCATGATCAAAGCGACTGGGCGCCATGACCCATGCGTCCTTCCCCGAGCCGTGGCCGGCGTTGAGGCAATGGTGGCGCTGGTGCTTGCCGACATGGCGCTCCGTCAACAGGCAGCGAGGATTCCCTCGGATAGGTGA
- a CDS encoding phytanoyl-CoA dioxygenase family protein, with translation MALGTLTAEQTAAFEADGYLMIPGLFNREEADLMCRIARADRILAERAHDRGDREGLRSRISLDNELHDDIYAAIARSRRVVGAMEQLLGGEVYHYHHKMTMKEPRAGGAWEWHQDYGYWYNNGCLWPDMASVMVAVDRATRQNGCLQVIRASHKLGRLNHMASGEQTGADLEHVEAALKRLELVYCEMEPGDGLFFHCNTLHRSDANLSPNPRWTLICCYNTKRNDPFKEHGHPNYSPLEVWDDECVLEIGRRDAAALVPAG, from the coding sequence ATGGCCCTGGGAACCCTGACGGCTGAGCAGACCGCAGCATTTGAAGCGGATGGATACCTGATGATCCCTGGCCTCTTCAACCGCGAGGAGGCCGACCTGATGTGCCGTATCGCTCGCGCCGATCGCATCCTGGCGGAGCGAGCGCACGATCGGGGTGACCGCGAGGGCCTCCGCTCCAGAATATCGCTGGATAACGAGCTGCATGACGATATCTATGCAGCCATTGCCCGCAGCCGGCGCGTGGTTGGCGCCATGGAGCAGTTACTGGGCGGCGAAGTTTATCACTACCATCACAAGATGACCATGAAGGAGCCGCGGGCAGGTGGCGCCTGGGAGTGGCATCAGGATTATGGGTATTGGTACAACAACGGTTGCCTTTGGCCCGATATGGCCAGCGTGATGGTGGCCGTGGACCGCGCTACACGCCAAAACGGATGTCTACAGGTGATACGCGCCTCGCATAAACTGGGCCGGCTGAATCACATGGCATCCGGCGAGCAGACCGGCGCCGACCTGGAGCATGTGGAAGCGGCCCTGAAGAGGTTGGAACTGGTCTATTGTGAAATGGAGCCGGGCGACGGCCTCTTCTTTCACTGCAATACGCTGCACCGTTCCGACGCCAACCTGAGCCCGAATCCGCGGTGGACACTTATTTGCTGTTACAACACCAAGAGGAACGATCCATTCAAGGAGCATGGCCATCCCAACTACTCACCGTTAGAGGTCTGGGATGACGAGTGCGTGCTGGAGATCGGCCGCCGCGATGCGGCGGCACTGGTGCCGGCCGGTTAA
- a CDS encoding type II secretion system protein has translation MEKRHRSAFTLIELLVVIAVIGILAALLFPVFAQAREAARRIACLSNTRQIGLAFQMYIEDYDEVTLSVYTDIANNKVVDSWQILQPYTRNYQIFYCPDRNDTGCGYKEGMNESPDAPCIGYGYNWGPMQSFSTGEYQGGLLGAAVNVAGNEVYAGIPEAAVPNTASTFAFGDCMDRPWYTLAITSILSNYDGDTNSGMVHGGMFNIAYVDGHAKAMPWKGALSEVFPASQSGRIAVPKDTAAWDDWCADPDLTINSAFGSMPCGQVAAAYVKTGATWFPD, from the coding sequence ATGGAAAAGCGACATCGATCGGCCTTTACGCTGATCGAACTTCTAGTTGTTATAGCTGTTATAGGAATCCTGGCCGCGCTCTTGTTTCCCGTCTTCGCGCAGGCGCGTGAAGCTGCACGCCGCATCGCATGCCTCAGCAACACGCGGCAGATTGGCCTGGCCTTCCAGATGTATATCGAGGATTACGACGAGGTGACACTGAGCGTGTACACCGATATCGCAAACAACAAAGTTGTCGACTCGTGGCAAATCCTGCAGCCTTACACCAGGAATTACCAGATTTTCTACTGTCCGGACCGAAACGACACAGGATGCGGTTATAAGGAGGGCATGAATGAGAGCCCGGACGCGCCATGTATCGGCTATGGCTACAATTGGGGCCCCATGCAATCGTTTTCTACGGGCGAGTACCAGGGCGGACTCCTGGGCGCCGCTGTCAATGTGGCCGGCAATGAGGTCTACGCCGGCATACCGGAAGCTGCAGTACCGAATACCGCCTCAACTTTTGCATTTGGCGATTGTATGGATCGGCCCTGGTACACACTCGCGATTACATCTATCCTGAGCAATTATGACGGCGATACCAATAGCGGCATGGTGCATGGCGGCATGTTCAACATCGCGTATGTGGATGGCCATGCCAAGGCAATGCCATGGAAAGGCGCGCTCAGCGAGGTGTTTCCCGCGAGCCAGAGCGGTCGCATTGCCGTACCGAAAGACACCGCCGCATGGGACGACTGGTGCGCCGATCCCGACCTGACGATCAACTCGGCGTTTGGCTCGATGCCATGCGGTCAGGTGGCCGCTGCGTATGTGAAAACCGGCGCAACATGGTTTCCCGATTAG
- a CDS encoding phytanoyl-CoA dioxygenase family protein has translation MDLQLDAVPESSLKEYAENGYALAEQLFTAAETESLLEHYMALRAQGSWPGDFEGVDPNDADPLKRFPRMIHMHRWDEPSLRWLTDSRLNRWMTALLGREPFAVQTMLYFKPPGSRGQALHQDQFYLRVKPGTCIAAWMALDRCDEENGCLQVVPNTGDLALLCTQPADLTESFTDIAVPLAPGIEAVPIRMNAGDVLFFNGSVIHGSFRNRSENRFRRALIGHYIAGEAERCGAYYHPVLRMDGTEVSMGESAGAGPCGTWRRESERNTVVIAP, from the coding sequence ATGGATCTTCAGCTGGATGCTGTTCCGGAAAGCAGCCTCAAAGAGTACGCCGAGAATGGCTATGCGCTGGCGGAGCAGTTGTTCACGGCTGCGGAAACCGAGTCACTACTCGAGCATTACATGGCGCTGCGCGCGCAGGGCAGTTGGCCCGGCGACTTTGAGGGCGTCGATCCAAACGATGCCGACCCGTTGAAGCGCTTTCCGCGCATGATCCATATGCATCGCTGGGACGAACCAAGCCTGCGCTGGCTGACCGACTCACGGCTCAATCGCTGGATGACAGCCCTGCTTGGCAGGGAGCCATTTGCCGTTCAGACGATGCTCTACTTCAAGCCCCCTGGATCGCGCGGGCAGGCGCTGCATCAGGATCAGTTCTATCTGCGCGTAAAGCCAGGCACATGTATCGCGGCCTGGATGGCACTGGATCGATGTGATGAGGAGAACGGGTGCCTCCAGGTGGTGCCGAACACCGGCGACCTGGCTCTGTTATGCACGCAGCCGGCAGACCTCACCGAAAGCTTCACGGATATTGCGGTTCCGCTGGCGCCGGGGATCGAGGCTGTGCCAATTCGGATGAACGCCGGCGATGTACTCTTCTTCAACGGTTCGGTTATCCACGGCAGCTTTCGCAACCGCAGCGAGAACCGATTTCGGCGCGCACTCATCGGCCACTATATCGCCGGCGAAGCCGAACGATGTGGCGCCTATTACCATCCGGTGCTGCGCATGGATGGAACCGAGGTTTCGATGGGTGAAAGCGCGGGCGCCGGCCCATGCGGAACGTGGCGGCGCGAATCCGAGCGGAATACCGTGGTAATCGCTCCGTGA